A region of the Zhihengliuella halotolerans genome:
GTGGAGCCGAAGTTCCCGCACGTGGCCGCCGCCCTGCATCAGGGCCTGATTGATCCGGAGACCGCGGCCCTGGTGACGGGGATGTTGAACAAGGTCGCCCGGCGTGCGGACCCGGCGATGCTGGCCGAGGCCGAGGCGGAACTCGTGGACGCGGCCACCGGCGCCCTGGCGGCCCGGCTGCTCCGGCAGGCCCAGGCTGAACAGGACAGCACCGCGAATACTCCTGATAATCTCGCCGACTTAGAGGGCCCCACTAACCCAGATAACCTGGCAGGCGATCCTGCGGATGCGGTGGTCCCGGATGAGGGGTTGGCGTTGAGCTACCCGCAGATGCTCAAGCTCGCCCACCAGTGGGGTGCCTGCCTGGATGAGGACGGCCCGGACCCGGCCGAGGAGCGGGCGCACAGCAAACGCTCGCTCACGCTCGGTTCACCCAAGGACGGGCTCGTGCCGTTGACCGGGTGGCTGCTGCCCGAAGTCGCCGCGCACCTGCAGCGCGTCTTCGACGCCCACTCGAACCCCGCCGCCCGCACTACCGGCACCGGCCCCGAGACGGCCGACCCCGAGACGGCTGGCCCTAGCTCGAACACTGACACCGCAACCACTGCTGCAACCGCCACGGCTCCGGTGCTGGATGGGCGCACCGCGGCGCAGAAGCGCCACGACATCCTCATGACCGTGGTCCAAGCCGCGTCCCGCTGCGAAGAGACCCCACACCTCGGCGGTGACACCGCCACCCTGCTAGTGCACGTCAACGCTGCTGACCTGCTGGATCCGCAGGGCTACGCCCAGCTCGAGGGCATCGATGTGCCGGTCTCGTCGCGGATCGCCCACCGCACCGCGTGCACCGGGGCCGTGCAGAAAGTCGTGTTCGACACCAACGGCCGCATCATCGGCCTCGGCGCGAAGGAACGCACCTTCACGGGGCACCAACGCCGGGCGATCGCGGCCCGAGACGGCGGATGCGTGATCCCGAACTGCACGATCCGGGCCGCCTGGTGCGAAGTCCACCACGTGAGTCCCTGGGCTCGGGGTGGGAAGACCACGATCGAGAACGGGGTCCTGCTCTGCTGGCACCATCACCACAGCCTCGAGAAGTCCGGCTGGGACATCCAGATGCGAAACGGCGTGGTGCAGGTCAAGGCTCCGCCCTGGCTGGACCCGGGCGGAACCTTCGTACCCGCCGCGACCTCCCACACCCGGCAACGGGCCAGGATCCTCGCCGCCCACGCCGGTAAGACCACGCCCAACCGAAACGCGCAAAGCGTGCACGGACCCGGTCCTGGCAGTAGCGGGGCCGGCGGCAGCGGGGGTGGCAGCGGCGGGGACGAACCGCCTGACCCGCCAGCACCGACCGGCGGAAACCACCAAGCCGCCTGACCGTCCGCTATAGCGATGACTCCCCGCGTCGCACCGGCGCGGGCCCGTCTGGACCCCACACGCAGGACGAACCTCAGAACCACTCACAGGACCGAGCGTGTCCTACGCGCCCGATTGAGCAGGGTAGGAACCTGTGACACGGCAGGCACGCGACGCTGATAGCCGAAGCTAGACATGCGAAAGCGGCCGCCCCGTACGCCGAAGCGCACGAAACGGCCGCTACACGCAAAGCAGCTCGGCCGGCCTCTAGAACAAGACTCGAGCCAGCTTCTGCCTCGCCGAAACGACACGTTCATCTTGCGTGCCGATAATCTTGAAGAGATCGACGAGTCGGGTGCGCGCCGCCTCCCGCTCGTCGCCGGCGTTCCGGCCGATAAACACGACCAGTCGATTGAAAGCATCATCAACGTGCCCTCCAGCAACGTCGACATCGGCAACATCCAGTTGGGCTTGAAGATCATCCGGCGCGGCCGCAGCCGCACTCCGGATCTCGCTCAACTCCTTGTCCTGCACGCGGCCCAGCAGCTCCACGTTGGCCAGGCCGGCCTCGGCGTCGTGATCGTTGGGCTTCTCAGCCAACGCCTTCCGGTAGGCAGTTGCCGCGGCCGCGTAGTCACCGGCCGTGATCGCGTCTAGTGCTTCCTGGTGGAGTGGCGGCAACTCAGGTTCTTCAACCTGACCGCCGAAGGGCGGCAGCGTTCCGGTCACGTCGTGTTGCGCAGCCAGCTGGAGCAGCTCGTCAAGCAGCGAGCGGATCTGCTCTTCTGCTGCGGTCCCTTGGAACAAGGGAACGGGCTGTCCCTTGACCAGCGCAACCACTGCCGGGATCTGTTGGACCCGGAAGGCCTGCGCGATGGCCGCCTCCTGCTGGGCATCGACCAGAACGAGACCGAAGCGTCCCCCATAGGAGTCCACGACTCGACCGACAAGGGCGTCCAGCTCGACGGACGGCGCCGCCGACGCAGCCCCCAACGACACCAGAATCGGAGCAGTCGCGGATTGCTCCACCACCGCTTGGAAATCGGCTTGGGTGATGCGTTTGGTCCAGGTCGCGCCGCCCTCCCCTGCGCTCTGGGCGGCTTCGGGCGTTGACAGTGCGGACAGGTCGATGGCCCCTCGCGTGGAGGCCGGCCTCGGCTCGTTCTCGGTGCTCATACGCTGGAAAGGGTTTCCTTACTCGTCGATGTCGATTTTCTGCAGCTCGCTGTCAGCTGCGATCACCTGAATCTTATCGTCAGATCCGGCAGCAGGAATGTAGAGGGCGAAAGACTCGGCGTAAGAGAAGTTCGCGGTACCGGTCGTCTCGTCGGCTCCGGCAAGGTCCACATGCTTCTTGTTCTTACCCCACGTCACCGTTGCGCCTTCTTCACGCGGCGCGGTGATCATCACGGACTCGATCGACAGCGTCACCAGTGCGCCACCGTCCGGCGTGCTGACTGCATGAATGCTGTCCTCGTCGATGAAGCGCTTGTACTCGACCGTGGCCTCGTCTTCGGCTTCCTTCTTCGCCTCGTTCTGCGCTTTGTGCACCGCCTCGATGTACTGACTTTCCGCGAACATGTCCTTCTCCGATACCTCGGGATTGTTGAGGAATCGGCGTAGTTGCACGGTCGCATCCGCTGGATCCGTCTGCAGTCCGGACCCGTCCGAGAGGTCAAGCGTCCGAATGCTCGTATCGCCGATGACGATGCCTGGGAACGACGTGCCCGCGAGCATCTCGACGTTCTGCGTGAGCTTGTAGTTGGACCGAGGATCCTTCTGCGTCAGCGTGAGAATACGCGGGGATTCCTCCCCCGTCACTGCTAGGACCGTACGCGGCCAGTCGGTCGTCGTCGTTACGGCTGACGTACGCACCGGTCCCGCTACGACCGGCTCCAGAAGCTTCACACCGTCGACTTCATCTGAGATCTGCTTGTAGTTGGAACGGCGGTCCGAAAGTGCGTCCCCACCCAAGCGCGCTTCCAAGAGACCGGCGTCAAGATCCTCATCGCCGGCCTCGATTGCGCGCGAGACTCCTGAGAGGATGCGTTCCAGCTGCATTTCCAGCAGGACCGGATATGCATCACTGTCCCCATCGGTATCCTCTGGGGCATCAGCACTCGCCGAAGCGTCGCTCGGTTCAGATTCCTCCGTGGCATGGGCGGCTGTCACACCGGAGAACGTCAGCGCGACCATGGCGCCAACGGCCGTCAGACGCTTGGCGACGCCCCTGTTCGACCCCTTGACCTGCGGGACTTCCCGGGTGTCGTCGTTCGCCGCTCGCGCACCGTTGCCCGTCTTCTTCGACGGCCACACCAGGCGGAGCAGACCGAAGAGTACGAGGAGGGCGCCGATGATGATCAGTCCCAGAGCGAATGGTGTGGTGGCGTTGTTGGGCCACTCGACGCTGATATCCGTCGGTGCCGGATCCGAACCGTCGGCAGCGACGAGCAATGACCACTCACCCTCTGCCGGCTCCGTCCAGGTGTATACGGTCTCGCCGTCGACGGTGTCCTTGGCGACCCACAGATCGGAGTTCTCCGGGTTCGGCACCTCGTCCTCGCTGCCCTCGTGGACCGTCTTGAGGACCCGTTCCTCGGTATCCACCTCGGTCACACGGTTGACGGAGGCGTCGCCAACCCAGGCGTCGACATCGGAACTACGACCGAGGGCAAGCAGGAACTCCCCGTCGCCCTTAATCGTGATCTCGATCGGATCCTCGTTGACGTCATTGACGCCGGATTCGATGACGGTCAGCGGGGCAGCCTCAACGGAGCCTGGTATCGCCGCGGTCACCGTCTCGGACGGTGCCCAGAAGGTCTTCTGGCCAATGCCGGCGACGAGCGCTGCGGCACCGAGGACTATCGCCACGATGGCTGTCAAGATTCGCACGTACTTACTCACCTATCGGATGGGAACAAAAATCGGCATCGGCCCGACGGCAGACTTCACCCTCGGCGATACCCTCAATGATAACGAATTGATTACTCTTCGGGGTTCCCGAACTGAGAAAACTGTCCACGGTGATCTTCGTCGCATGCCGTGTTCCCCTTTCGCGTCGTCGCCTCTACTTGCCGATTCTCGTCCTCCAGCAGTGAGAATGCCAGTGCCTACGGGCCGCGGCCGACACCTGGTCGCCCATCCAGTCGTCCGCGCGCCACGCGACGACGTGCTCCACGCCCGGAGGAATCTCAAGATGGCAGCCCGGGCAGACGTAGTGCTTCTCCGCGCGGGAGCCGGAAATTCGCCGGACGTGCCACTGCCCGTCGCGGGCGGATTCACGCGAGGGGGCGGCCAAGCCCATCCCCTCGACACTGGGGCCGTCAGCTGCCTGCGTCCACTTATTGGGGCGCTTCCCGGCGGAGGCACGACGTGGTCGATTGGAACGTGGCATGACTCCATTCTGCCGTCCGGCGCCATCTGCGTTAAACCGCGGCCTCCCCGAGTCGCTAGAGTGGTCTCTTGTGCGTTTAGTTATTGCTCGTTGCTCTGTGGACTACGAAGGTCGCCTCCGTGCGCACCTGCCGCTCGCCACCCGCCTCCTCATGGTCAAAGCCGACGGTTCTGTCCTTGTTCATTCCGACGGCGGCTCCTACAAGCCGCTGAACTGGATGTCACCCCCGGCTGTCATGCGGGACACCATCCCAGATGAGACCGACCGCCAGGCCGGCGTCGAGTCCGTCTGGCACGTCGCCCATCAGAAGAGCGATGACCGCCTGATCGTCCGCATCTACGAGACATTGCACGATTCCAATCATGAACTCGGCCTCGATCCCGGCCTGATCAAGGACGGCGTCGAGGCAGACCTGCAGCGACTCCTCGCTGAGCAGATCGAAACCCTTGGCGCCGGGTACACGCTGGTACGCCGCGAATACATGACGGCCATCGGTCCCGTCGATATCCTCGCGCGCGACGCCGCAGGGGCCACCGTCGCGGTCGAACTCAAGCGCCGCGGCGACATCGACGGCGTCGAACAGCTCACCCGCTACCTCGAGCTCATGAACCGCGACCCGCGCCTCGCCCCGGTCCGCGGAGTCTTCGCTGCGCAGCAGATCAAACCCCAGGCGAGGACCCTCGCCGAGGACCGTGGCATCCAGTGCCTGGTTCTCGACTACGACGCCATGCGCGGCGTCGACGACTCGGCGTCGCGCCTGTTCTAGTTGCGGCCCTGACCGCCTAGGATGGGGCCATGGTCGGCAACGATGAGAACTCCGTCCCGCTATCCTCGCGGAATGATGTCCAGAGCCAGCGATTCGCCCTGGCCGGCACGCTCCTGACCGAGGGCGACAAGCTCCCCGGTGCCGTCGTCGCCGTCGACGGGGACAGGATCGAGTTCGCGGGTCCCGCAGCGGTGTTTGCCGAACGGGACGATCACGACTCGTTTCCGCTCGTCCCGCTCGCCGATGACGCGCTGATCATGCCCGGCCTGATCGACCTGCACTGCCACGGCGGCTTCGGTGTCGACTTCTCGACAGCCGGTGAGCAGCAGATCCGAGAGGCGCTCGGCCGCCACTATGAAGCGGGCACGACGACGCTGCTCGCTTCGCTGATGGCGGCGGCGGAAGAGGAAATGCTGGCCGCTGCGGAGCGGCTGGGACCGCTCGTCGCTGAAGGGCTGATCGCCGGGATCCACGCCGAGGGTCCTTTCCTCTCCAAGGTCCAGAACGGCGCCCAATCGTCGGAGGCCCTGCGCGATCCGGATCCGGATTTCGTCGAGGAGCTCGTCGCCGCCTGTCAGGGTGCGCTGCGGACCATGACCTACGCCCCCGAGCTCCCGGGCGCCGACGCCCTCATCGAACAGCTCGTCTCGCACGGGGTCATCCCGTCCCTCGGACACACTGGTGCGACAGCGGAACAGACGGTGGCCTCTCTTGCTCTGGTTCTCGAAGAACTCGAATCAGCCGGCTTCGACGGATACACCGAAACGCCCACGATCACCCACGTATTCAATGGCATGGCGCCGTGGCATCACCGCGCCCCCGGTCCGGTTGGCGCGAGTCTCGAGGCAGCAGCGCTCGGACGCGCCGTCTTGGAAATCATCGGCGATGGTCACCACCTGCATCCCCAGACGCTGCGGATGCTCTTCGCGACGATGCCCGCCTCAGCACTCGCCCTGGTCACCGACGCCACTGCGGCCACGGCGATGCCCGACGGCGACTACCGGCTGGGCGGCCAGCGAGCACGGCTCGCCAACGCCGTCCTCAGGACGGACGACGGCAGGATTGCCGGCGGCAGCGCAA
Encoded here:
- a CDS encoding HNH endonuclease signature motif containing protein, encoding MEAALLLDPETYAGLSPADRARVAAVVLAGAPDAIAGQDDEALILGTRAAESAGRHLDAFRIRNAGEVAVRSEKSLGEDRLSARLGCRTEVELLQRLTRLSYGQLKKRIALDTDTRPAFSVSGAPVEPKFPHVAAALHQGLIDPETAALVTGMLNKVARRADPAMLAEAEAELVDAATGALAARLLRQAQAEQDSTANTPDNLADLEGPTNPDNLAGDPADAVVPDEGLALSYPQMLKLAHQWGACLDEDGPDPAEERAHSKRSLTLGSPKDGLVPLTGWLLPEVAAHLQRVFDAHSNPAARTTGTGPETADPETAGPSSNTDTATTAATATAPVLDGRTAAQKRHDILMTVVQAASRCEETPHLGGDTATLLVHVNAADLLDPQGYAQLEGIDVPVSSRIAHRTACTGAVQKVVFDTNGRIIGLGAKERTFTGHQRRAIAARDGGCVIPNCTIRAAWCEVHHVSPWARGGKTTIENGVLLCWHHHHSLEKSGWDIQMRNGVVQVKAPPWLDPGGTFVPAATSHTRQRARILAAHAGKTTPNRNAQSVHGPGPGSSGAGGSGGGSGGDEPPDPPAPTGGNHQAA
- a CDS encoding tetratricopeptide repeat protein, whose translation is MSTENEPRPASTRGAIDLSALSTPEAAQSAGEGGATWTKRITQADFQAVVEQSATAPILVSLGAASAAPSVELDALVGRVVDSYGGRFGLVLVDAQQEAAIAQAFRVQQIPAVVALVKGQPVPLFQGTAAEEQIRSLLDELLQLAAQHDVTGTLPPFGGQVEEPELPPLHQEALDAITAGDYAAAATAYRKALAEKPNDHDAEAGLANVELLGRVQDKELSEIRSAAAAAPDDLQAQLDVADVDVAGGHVDDAFNRLVVFIGRNAGDEREAARTRLVDLFKIIGTQDERVVSARQKLARVLF
- the nucS gene encoding endonuclease NucS, translating into MRLVIARCSVDYEGRLRAHLPLATRLLMVKADGSVLVHSDGGSYKPLNWMSPPAVMRDTIPDETDRQAGVESVWHVAHQKSDDRLIVRIYETLHDSNHELGLDPGLIKDGVEADLQRLLAEQIETLGAGYTLVRREYMTAIGPVDILARDAAGATVAVELKRRGDIDGVEQLTRYLELMNRDPRLAPVRGVFAAQQIKPQARTLAEDRGIQCLVLDYDAMRGVDDSASRLF
- a CDS encoding N-acetylglucosamine-6-phosphate deacetylase — encoded protein: MVGNDENSVPLSSRNDVQSQRFALAGTLLTEGDKLPGAVVAVDGDRIEFAGPAAVFAERDDHDSFPLVPLADDALIMPGLIDLHCHGGFGVDFSTAGEQQIREALGRHYEAGTTTLLASLMAAAEEEMLAAAERLGPLVAEGLIAGIHAEGPFLSKVQNGAQSSEALRDPDPDFVEELVAACQGALRTMTYAPELPGADALIEQLVSHGVIPSLGHTGATAEQTVASLALVLEELESAGFDGYTETPTITHVFNGMAPWHHRAPGPVGASLEAAALGRAVLEIIGDGHHLHPQTLRMLFATMPASALALVTDATAATAMPDGDYRLGGQRARLANAVLRTDDGRIAGGSATLLDCVKACVDAGVSLARALTAATTVPAAILGLEDEVGALHAGFRADILVTDDNLQLLAAFRSGQPVNAAA